A window of the Lolium perenne isolate Kyuss_39 chromosome 7, Kyuss_2.0, whole genome shotgun sequence genome harbors these coding sequences:
- the LOC127312683 gene encoding uncharacterized protein: MSFALRSISLPSRHHTREAEVQEDLDSLETSISSSITIKTMCDGLRRLGDIYCDVEEIIQLPSNQVCSSQHRKMLDGEMECSLQLLDLCNTMQQIFVELKAIIQELQLALRKGEDATIQARILSYIQLLKKAGKHFKKSTTKKTSDKMDCGMVSLLTKAREMALSLHESTVHLLSKKIEAPKQSLISKAFHKKKVVVCEEQLQDLECSMGDLESGAGHLFRRLIQSRVSLLNILSS, translated from the coding sequence ATGTCTTTTGCTCTAAGATCGATAAGCTTGCCATctaggcatcacaccagagaggcGGAAGTACAAGAAGATCTGGACAGCCTAGAGACAAGCATCTCATCATCCATTACCATCAAGAcgatgtgtgatggtttgaggaGGCTTGGTGACATCTACTGTGATGTTGAGGAGATCATCCAGTTGCCAAGCAACCAGGTTTGCTCCTCACAGCACAGGAAGATGCTGGATGGAGAGATGGAATGTTCTCTCCAGCTGCTGGATCTCTGCAACACCATGCAACAGATCTTCGTCGAGCTGAAGGCCATCATCCAAGAACTGCAATTGGCTCTAAGAAAAGGAGAAGACGCAACTATCCAAGCCAGGATCCTGTCTTATATCCAATTGCTGAAGAAGGCTGGAAAACATTTCAAGAAATCTACCACAAAGAAGACGTCTGACAAGATGGACTGCGGGATGGTCAGTCTACTGACCAAGGCCAGGGAGATGGCTCTCTCTCTACATGAGTCCACAGTGCACCTCTTGTCAAAAAAAATCGAAGCACCTAAACAGTCCCTTATTTCCAAGGCATTTCACAAGAAGAAAGTTGTTGTTTGCGAGGAGCAATTGCAGGACTTAGAGTGCAGTATGGGAGATCTTGAGAGTGGAGCAGGACATCTGTTCCGGAGATTGATTCAGAGCAGAGTTTCTCTCCTAAACATTCTTAGCTCATAG
- the LOC127312681 gene encoding uncharacterized protein — translation MAFHLRSISLPSRPQANEAEVEQELLSIEASISSSTTISTMCDDPRRLGDIYNGVEDIIGLPSNHVGKMLDGEMERSLELLDLCSSMQEIFMEMKAIIQELQVALRKGDDATTQAKIMSYTRLAKKAKKHFKKTTKKATSEGGRMVMLLTKAREISVSLLESTIHLLSKQIEMPKKYLVSKAFHKKKAVVREEELQELECSIGDIESGAGHLFRKLVQNRVSLLNILSS, via the coding sequence ATGGCTTTCCACCTAAGATCGATAAGTTTGCCTTCAAGGCCTCAGGCCAACGAGGCCGAAGTCGAGCAAGAGTTACTGAGCATAGAGGCAAGTATCTCTTCCTCCACCACTATCAGCACCATGTGTGATGATCCGAGGAGGCTTGGAGACATCTACAATGGTGTTGAAGATATTATTGGCCTCCCAAGCAACCACGTTGGGAAGATGCTAGATGGAGAGATGGAGCGCTCTCTTGAGCTGTTGGATCTCTGCAGCAGCATGCAAGAGATCTTCATGGAGATGAAGGCCATCATCCAAGAGCTGCAAGTGGCTCTAAGAAAAGGAGATGATGCAACTACTCAAGCAAAGATCATGTCTTATACTCGTTTGGCGAAGAAGGCCAAGAAACATTTCAAGAAGACCACGAAGAAGGCTACATCGGAGGGTGGCAGGATGGTCATGCTATTGACAAAGGCTAGAGAGATTTCTGTATCTCTACTGGAGTCCACAATCCATCTTTTGTCGAAGCAAATCGAAATGCCTAAAAAGTATCTTGTCTCCAAGGCATTTCACAAGAAGAAGGCAGTTGTTCGCGAGGAGGAATTACAGGAGTTAGAGTGCAGTATCGGCGATATTGAGAGCGGAGCAGGACATCTATTCAGGAAACTGGTTCAGAATAGAGTTTCTCTCCTAAACATTCTTAGCTCATAG